Proteins encoded by one window of Elephas maximus indicus isolate mEleMax1 chromosome 5, mEleMax1 primary haplotype, whole genome shotgun sequence:
- the LOC126077420 gene encoding multiple epidermal growth factor-like domains protein 11 isoform X28: protein MLLCHCVPMCHHVSVCCVTVCLCHHVSFCHHVTLSLFCHRVTVTASLCSMCHYVNVSPCHCCHHVTLTVTVYLCHHVTVTVLCVNICVCHQVCHRQSLSLLSVTMSLHVCHQVYHCATVTLSLLSVTMSLCMCVTRCVTVPLSVTVVTMSLCMCVTRCITVPLSLCHCCLSPCLCACVSPGVSLCHCQSLLSPCLCACVLPGVSLCHCHSVTVVCHHVSACVSPGVSLCHCHSVTVVCHHVSVHVCHQVCHCATVSHCCLSPCLCACVLPGVSLCHCHSVTVVCHHVSVHVCHQVCHCATVSHCCLSPCLCACVLPGVSLCHCHSVTVVCHHVSVHVCHQVCHCATVSHCCLSPCLCACVLPGVSLCHCHCHHVSACVSPGVSLSLLSVTMSLCMCVSRCVTVPLSLCHCCHHVSVHVCHQVYHCATAAVTFVCHHVSVRVTRCVTVTLCHYCLSPCLCACVSPGVSLCHCHSVTVVCHHVSVHVSPGVSLCHCQSVSLQHCGASSCVHRTWLLALLGRLAEVPCSFMMSGCFTSESENSRELVGPQLPPRKCHGSHGDRPGAERLVDRSVGVSFGIAWQWAAPLNDILPPFSRPHLGGTAWGWVGRPLG, encoded by the exons ATGTTACTCTGTCACTGTGTCCCCATGTGTCACCATGTCAGTGTTTGCTGTGTTACTGTGTGCCTGTGTCACCATGTCAGTTTTTGTCACCATGTCACACTGTCACTGTTCTGTCACCGTGTCACTGTCACTGCATCACTGTGTTCTATGTGTCACTATGTCAATGTGTCACCATGTCACTGTTGTCACCATGTTACTCTCACTGTCACTGTGTACCTGTGTCACCATGTCACTGTCACTGTACTCTGTGTAAACATCTGTGTGTGTCACCAGGTGTGTCACCGTCAGTCACTGTCACTGTTGTCTGTCACCATGTCTCTGCATGTGTGTCACCAGGTGTATCACTGTGCCACTGTCACTCTGTCACTGTTGTCTGTCACCATGTctctgtgcatgtgtgtcaccAGGTGTGTCACTGTGCCACTGTCAGTCACTGTTGTCACCATGtctctgtgcatgtgtgttaCCAG GTGTATCACTGTGCCACTGTCACTCTGTCACTGTTGTCTGTCACCATGTctctgtgcatgtgtgtcaccAGGTGTGTCACTGTGCCACTGTCAGTCACTGTTGTCACCATGtctctgtgcatgtgtgttaCCAGGTGTATCACTGTGCCACTGTCACTCTGTCACTGTTGTCTGTCACCATGTTTCTGCATGTGTGTCACCAG GTGTATCACTGTGCCACTGTCACTCTGTCACTGTTGTCTGTCACCATGTctctgtgcatgtgtgtcaccAGGTGTGTCACTGTGCCACTGTCAGTCACTGTTGTCTGTCACCATGtctctgtgcatgtgtgttaCCAGGTGTATCACTGTGCCACTGTCACTCTGTCACTGTTGTCTGTCACCATGTctctgtgcatgtgtgtcaccAGGTGTGTCACTGTGCCACTGTCAGTCACTGTTGTCTGTCACCATGtctctgtgcatgtgtgttaCCAG GTGTATCACTGTGCCACTGTCACTCTGTCACTGTTGTCTGTCACCATGTctctgtgcatgtgtgtcaccAGGTGTGTCACTGTGCCACTGTCAGTCACTGTTGTCTGTCACCATGtctctgtgcatgtgtgttaCCAGGTGTATCACTGTGCCACTGTCACTGTCACCATGTCTCTGCATGTGTGTCACCAGGTGTGTCACTCTCCCTGTTGTCTGTCACCATGTCTCTGTGCATGTGTGTCAGCAGGTGTGTCACTGTGCCACTGTCACTCTGTCACTGCTGTCACCATGTctctgtgcatgtgtgtcaccAGGTGTATCACTGTGCCACTGCTGCTGTCACTTTTGTCTGCCACCATGTCTCTGTGCGTGTCACCAGGTGTGTCACTGTTACTCTTTGTCACTATTGTCTGTCACCATGTctctgtgcatgtgtgtcaccAG GTGTATCACTGTGCCACTGTCACTCTGTCACTGTTGTCTGTCACCATGTCTCTGTGCATGTGTCACCAGGTGTGTCACTGTGCCACTGTCAGTCTGTGTCACTGCAACACTGTGGTGCCTCCAGCTGCGTGCACAGGACATGGCTGTTGGCTCTTTTGGGGAGACTGGCAGAAGTGCCCTGTTCCTTCATGATGTCGGGTTGCTTTACCTCAGAGAGTGAGAACAGTAGAGAATTGGTGGGGCCCCAGCTGCCACCTAGGAAGTGTCATGGGTCCCACGGGGACAGGCCTGGAGCAGAAAGACTGGTAGATAGATCAGTAGGAGTGAGTTTTGGAATAGCGTGGCAGTGGGCAGCCCCTTTGAATGACATTCTCCCTCCATTTTCCCGTCCCCACCTGGGAGGGACAGCATGGGGTTGGGTGGGCAGACCCCTCGGATGA
- the LOC126077420 gene encoding uncharacterized protein LOC126077420 isoform X6 codes for MLLCHCVPMCHHVSVCCVTVCLCHHVSFCHHVTLSLFCHRVTVTASLCSMCHYVNVSPCHCCHHVTLTVTVYLCHHVTVTVLCVNICVCHQVCHRQSLSLLSVTMSLHVCHQVYHCATVTLSLLSVTMSLCMCVTRCVTVPLSVTVVTMSLCMCVTRCITVPLSLCHCCLSPCLCMCVTRCITVPLSLCHCCLSPCLCACVSPGVSLCHCQSLLSVTMSLCMCVTRCITVPLSLCHCCLSPCLCACVSPGVSLCHCQSLLSVTMSLCMCVTRCITVPLSLSPCLCMCVTRCVTLPVVCHHVSVHVCQQVCHCATVTLSLLSPCLCACVSPGVSLCHCHSVTVVCHHVSVHVCHQVCHCYSLSLLSVTMSLCMCVTRCITVPLSLCHCCLSPCLCACVSPGVSLCHCQSLLSVTMSLCMCVTRCITVPLSLSPCLCMCVTRCVTLPVVCHHVSVHVCQQVCHCATVTLSLLSPCLCACVSPGVSLLLFVTIVCHHVSVHVCHQVYHCATVTLSLLSPCLCACVSPGVSLCHCHSVTVVCHHVSVHVCHQVCHCATVSHCCLSPCLCACVLPGVSLCHCHSVTVVCHHVSVHVSPGVSLCHCQSVSLQHCGASSCVHRTWLLALLGRLAEVPCSFMMSGCFTSESENSRELVGPQLPPRKCHGSHGDRPGAERLVDRSVGVSFGIAWQWAAPLNDILPPFSRPHLGGTAWGWVGRPLG; via the exons ATGTTACTCTGTCACTGTGTCCCCATGTGTCACCATGTCAGTGTTTGCTGTGTTACTGTGTGCCTGTGTCACCATGTCAGTTTTTGTCACCATGTCACACTGTCACTGTTCTGTCACCGTGTCACTGTCACTGCATCACTGTGTTCTATGTGTCACTATGTCAATGTGTCACCATGTCACTGTTGTCACCATGTTACTCTCACTGTCACTGTGTACCTGTGTCACCATGTCACTGTCACTGTACTCTGTGTAAACATCTGTGTGTGTCACCAGGTGTGTCACCGTCAGTCACTGTCACTGTTGTCTGTCACCATGTCTCTGCATGTGTGTCACCAGGTGTATCACTGTGCCACTGTCACTCTGTCACTGTTGTCTGTCACCATGTctctgtgcatgtgtgtcaccAGGTGTGTCACTGTGCCACTGTCAGTCACTGTTGTCACCATGtctctgtgcatgtgtgttaCCAGGTGTATCACTGTGCCACTGTCACTCTGTCACTGTTGTCTGTCACCGTGTCTCTGCATGTGTGTCACCAG GTGTATCACTGTGCCACTGTCACTCTGTCACTGTTGTCTGTCACCATGTctctgtgcatgtgtgtcaccAGGTGTGTCACTGTGCCACTGTCAGTCACTGTTGTCTGTCACCATGtctctgtgcatgtgtgttaCCAGGTGTATCACTGTGCCACTGTCACTCTGTCACTGTTGTCTGTCACCATGTctctgtgcatgtgtgtcaccAGGTGTGTCACTGTGCCACTGTCAGTCACTGTTGTCTGTCACCATGtctctgtgcatgtgtgttaCCAGGTGTATCACTGTGCCACTGTCACTGTCACCATGTCTCTGCATGTGTGTCACCAGGTGTGTCACTCTCCCTGTTGTCTGTCACCATGTCTCTGTGCATGTGTGTCAGCAGGTGTGTCACTGTGCCACTGTCACTCTGTCACTGCTGTCACCATGTctctgtgcatgtgtgtcaccAGGTGTATCACTGTGCCACTGTCACTCTGTCACTGTTGTCTGTCACCATGTctctgtgcatgtgtgtcaccAGGTGTGTCACTGTTACTCTTTGTCACTATTGTCTGTCACCATGTctctgtgcatgtgtgtcaccAGGTGTATCACTGTGCCACTGTCACTCTGTCACTGTTGTCTGTCACCATGTctctgtgcatgtgtgtcaccAGGTGTGTCACTGTGCCACTGTCAGTCACTGTTGTCTGTCACCATGtctctgtgcatgtgtgttaCCAGGTGTATCACTGTGCCACTGTCACTGTCACCATGTCTCTGCATGTGTGTCACCAGGTGTGTCACTCTCCCTGTTGTCTGTCACCATGTCTCTGTGCATGTGTGTCAGCAGGTGTGTCACTGTGCCACTGTCACTCTGTCACTGCTGTCACCATGTctctgtgcatgtgtgtcaccAG GTGTGTCACTGTTACTCTTTGTCACTATTGTCTGTCACCATGTctctgtgcatgtgtgtcaccAGGTGTATCACTGTGCCACTGTCACTCTGTCACTGTTGTCACCATGTctctgtgcatgtgtgtcaccAGGCGTATCACTGTGCCACTGTCACTCTGTCACTGTTGTCTGTCACCATGTctctgtgcatgtgtgtcaccAGGTGTGTCACTGTGCCACTGTCAGTCACTGTTGTCTGTCACCATGtctctgtgcatgtgtgttaCCAGGTGTATCACTGTGCCACTGTCACTCTGTCACTGTTGTCTGTCACCATGTCTCTGTGCATGTGTCACCAGGTGTGTCACTGTGCCACTGTCAGTCTGTGTCACTGCAACACTGTGGTGCCTCCAGCTGCGTGCACAGGACATGGCTGTTGGCTCTTTTGGGGAGACTGGCAGAAGTGCCCTGTTCCTTCATGATGTCGGGTTGCTTTACCTCAGAGAGTGAGAACAGTAGAGAATTGGTGGGGCCCCAGCTGCCACCTAGGAAGTGTCATGGGTCCCACGGGGACAGGCCTGGAGCAGAAAGACTGGTAGATAGATCAGTAGGAGTGAGTTTTGGAATAGCGTGGCAGTGGGCAGCCCCTTTGAATGACATTCTCCCTCCATTTTCCCGTCCCCACCTGGGAGGGACAGCATGGGGTTGGGTGGGCAGACCCCTCGGATGA
- the LOC126077420 gene encoding keratin-associated protein 10-4-like isoform X33, translated as MCVTRCITVPLSLCHCCLSPCLCACVSPGVSLCHCQSLLSVTMSLCMCVTRCITVPLSLCHCCLSPCLCACVSPGVSLCHCQSLLSVTMSLCMCVTRCITVPLSLCHCCLSPCLCACVSPGVSLCHCQSLLSVTMSLCMCVTRCITVPLSLSPCLCMCVTRCVTLPVVCHHVSVHVCQQVCHCATVTLSLLSPCLCACVSPGVSLCHCHSVTVVCHHVSVHVCHQVCHCYSLSLLSVTMSLCMCVTRCITVPLSLCHCCLSPCLCACVSPGVSLCHCQSLLSVTMSLCMCVTRCITVPLSLSPCLCMCVTRCVTLPVVCHHVSVHVCQQVCHCATVTLSLLSPCLCACVSPGVSLLLFVTIVCHHVSVHVCHQVYHCATVTLSLLSPCLCACVSPGVSLCHCHSVTVVCHHVSVHVCHQVCHCATVSHCCLSPCLCACVLPGVSLCHCHSVTVVCHHVSVHVSPGVSLCHCQSVSLQHCGASSCVHRTWLLALLGRLAEVPCSFMMSGCFTSESENSRELVGPQLPPRKCHGSHGDRPGAERLVDRSVGVSFGIAWQWAAPLNDILPPFSRPHLGGTAWGWVGRPLG; from the exons ATGTGTGTCACCAGGTGTATCACTGTGCCACTGTCACTCTGTCACTGTTGTCTGTCACCATGTctctgtgcatgtgtgtcaccAG GTGTGTCACTGTGCCACTGTCAGTCACTGTTGTCTGTCACCATGtctctgtgcatgtgtgttaCCAG GTGTATCACTGTGCCACTGTCACTCTGTCACTGTTGTCTGTCACCATGTctctgtgcatgtgtgtcaccAGGTGTGTCACTGTGCCACTGTCAGTCACTGTTGTCTGTCACCATGtctctgtgcatgtgtgttaCCAGGTGTATCACTGTGCCACTGTCACTCTGTCACTGTTGTCTGTCACCATGTctctgtgcatgtgtgtcaccAGGTGTGTCACTGTGCCACTGTCAGTCACTGTTGTCTGTCACCATGtctctgtgcatgtgtgttaCCAGGTGTATCACTGTGCCACTGTCACTGTCACCATGTCTCTGCATGTGTGTCACCAGGTGTGTCACTCTCCCTGTTGTCTGTCACCATGTCTCTGTGCATGTGTGTCAGCAGGTGTGTCACTGTGCCACTGTCACTCTGTCACTGCTGTCACCATGTctctgtgcatgtgtgtcaccAGGTGTATCACTGTGCCACTGTCACTCTGTCACTGTTGTCTGTCACCATGTctctgtgcatgtgtgtcaccAGGTGTGTCACTGTTACTCTTTGTCACTATTGTCTGTCACCATGTctctgtgcatgtgtgtcaccAGGTGTATCACTGTGCCACTGTCACTCTGTCACTGTTGTCTGTCACCATGTctctgtgcatgtgtgtcaccAGGTGTGTCACTGTGCCACTGTCAGTCACTGTTGTCTGTCACCATGtctctgtgcatgtgtgttaCCAGGTGTATCACTGTGCCACTGTCACTGTCACCATGTCTCTGCATGTGTGTCACCAGGTGTGTCACTCTCCCTGTTGTCTGTCACCATGTCTCTGTGCATGTGTGTCAGCAGGTGTGTCACTGTGCCACTGTCACTCTGTCACTGCTGTCACCATGTctctgtgcatgtgtgtcaccAG GTGTGTCACTGTTACTCTTTGTCACTATTGTCTGTCACCATGTctctgtgcatgtgtgtcaccAGGTGTATCACTGTGCCACTGTCACTCTGTCACTGTTGTCACCATGTctctgtgcatgtgtgtcaccAGGCGTATCACTGTGCCACTGTCACTCTGTCACTGTTGTCTGTCACCATGTctctgtgcatgtgtgtcaccAGGTGTGTCACTGTGCCACTGTCAGTCACTGTTGTCTGTCACCATGtctctgtgcatgtgtgttaCCAGGTGTATCACTGTGCCACTGTCACTCTGTCACTGTTGTCTGTCACCATGTCTCTGTGCATGTGTCACCAGGTGTGTCACTGTGCCACTGTCAGTCTGTGTCACTGCAACACTGTGGTGCCTCCAGCTGCGTGCACAGGACATGGCTGTTGGCTCTTTTGGGGAGACTGGCAGAAGTGCCCTGTTCCTTCATGATGTCGGGTTGCTTTACCTCAGAGAGTGAGAACAGTAGAGAATTGGTGGGGCCCCAGCTGCCACCTAGGAAGTGTCATGGGTCCCACGGGGACAGGCCTGGAGCAGAAAGACTGGTAGATAGATCAGTAGGAGTGAGTTTTGGAATAGCGTGGCAGTGGGCAGCCCCTTTGAATGACATTCTCCCTCCATTTTCCCGTCCCCACCTGGGAGGGACAGCATGGGGTTGGGTGGGCAGACCCCTCGGATGA
- the LOC126077420 gene encoding keratin-associated protein 10-4-like isoform X14 — MLLCHCVPMCHHVSVCCVTVCLCHHVSFCHHVTLSLFCHRVTVTASLCSMCHYVNVSPCHCCHHVTLTVTVYLCHHVTVTVLCVNICVCHQVCHRQSLSLLSVTMSLHVCHQVYHCATVTLSLLSVTMSLCMCVTRCVTVPLSVTVVTMSLCMCVTRCITVPLSLCHCCLSPCLCMCVTRCITVPLSLCHCCLSPCLCACVSPGVSLCHCQSLLSVTMSLCMCVTRCITVPLSLSPCLCMCVTRCVTLPVVCHHVSVHVCQQVCHCATVTLSLLSPCLCACVSPGVSLCHCHSVTVVCHHVSVHVCHQVCHCYSLSLLSVTMSLCMCVTRCITVPLSLCHCCLSPCLCACVSPGVSLCHCQSLLSVTMSLCMCVTRCITVPLSLSPCLCMCVTRCVTLPVVCHHVSVHVCQQVCHCATVTLSLLSPCLCACVSPGVSLLLFVTIVCHHVSVHVCHQVYHCATVTLSLLSPCLCACVSPGVSLCHCHSVTVVCHHVSVHVCHQVCHCATVSHCCLSPCLCACVLPGVSLCHCHSVTVVCHHVSVHVSPGVSLCHCQSVSLQHCGASSCVHRTWLLALLGRLAEVPCSFMMSGCFTSESENSRELVGPQLPPRKCHGSHGDRPGAERLVDRSVGVSFGIAWQWAAPLNDILPPFSRPHLGGTAWGWVGRPLG; from the exons ATGTTACTCTGTCACTGTGTCCCCATGTGTCACCATGTCAGTGTTTGCTGTGTTACTGTGTGCCTGTGTCACCATGTCAGTTTTTGTCACCATGTCACACTGTCACTGTTCTGTCACCGTGTCACTGTCACTGCATCACTGTGTTCTATGTGTCACTATGTCAATGTGTCACCATGTCACTGTTGTCACCATGTTACTCTCACTGTCACTGTGTACCTGTGTCACCATGTCACTGTCACTGTACTCTGTGTAAACATCTGTGTGTGTCACCAGGTGTGTCACCGTCAGTCACTGTCACTGTTGTCTGTCACCATGTCTCTGCATGTGTGTCACCAGGTGTATCACTGTGCCACTGTCACTCTGTCACTGTTGTCTGTCACCATGTctctgtgcatgtgtgtcaccAGGTGTGTCACTGTGCCACTGTCAGTCACTGTTGTCACCATGtctctgtgcatgtgtgttaCCAGGTGTATCACTGTGCCACTGTCACTCTGTCACTGTTGTCTGTCACCGTGTCTCTGCATGTGTGTCACCAG GTGTATCACTGTGCCACTGTCACTCTGTCACTGTTGTCTGTCACCATGTctctgtgcatgtgtgtcaccAGGTGTGTCACTGTGCCACTGTCAGTCACTGTTGTCTGTCACCATGtctctgtgcatgtgtgttaCCAGGTGTATCACTGTGCCACTGTCACTGTCACCATGTCTCTGCATGTGTGTCACCAGGTGTGTCACTCTCCCTGTTGTCTGTCACCATGTCTCTGTGCATGTGTGTCAGCAGGTGTGTCACTGTGCCACTGTCACTCTGTCACTGCTGTCACCATGTctctgtgcatgtgtgtcaccAGGTGTATCACTGTGCCACTGTCACTCTGTCACTGTTGTCTGTCACCATGTctctgtgcatgtgtgtcaccAGGTGTGTCACTGTTACTCTTTGTCACTATTGTCTGTCACCATGTctctgtgcatgtgtgtcaccAGGTGTATCACTGTGCCACTGTCACTCTGTCACTGTTGTCTGTCACCATGTctctgtgcatgtgtgtcaccAGGTGTGTCACTGTGCCACTGTCAGTCACTGTTGTCTGTCACCATGtctctgtgcatgtgtgttaCCAGGTGTATCACTGTGCCACTGTCACTGTCACCATGTCTCTGCATGTGTGTCACCAGGTGTGTCACTCTCCCTGTTGTCTGTCACCATGTCTCTGTGCATGTGTGTCAGCAGGTGTGTCACTGTGCCACTGTCACTCTGTCACTGCTGTCACCATGTctctgtgcatgtgtgtcaccAG GTGTGTCACTGTTACTCTTTGTCACTATTGTCTGTCACCATGTctctgtgcatgtgtgtcaccAGGTGTATCACTGTGCCACTGTCACTCTGTCACTGTTGTCACCATGTctctgtgcatgtgtgtcaccAGGCGTATCACTGTGCCACTGTCACTCTGTCACTGTTGTCTGTCACCATGTctctgtgcatgtgtgtcaccAGGTGTGTCACTGTGCCACTGTCAGTCACTGTTGTCTGTCACCATGtctctgtgcatgtgtgttaCCAGGTGTATCACTGTGCCACTGTCACTCTGTCACTGTTGTCTGTCACCATGTCTCTGTGCATGTGTCACCAGGTGTGTCACTGTGCCACTGTCAGTCTGTGTCACTGCAACACTGTGGTGCCTCCAGCTGCGTGCACAGGACATGGCTGTTGGCTCTTTTGGGGAGACTGGCAGAAGTGCCCTGTTCCTTCATGATGTCGGGTTGCTTTACCTCAGAGAGTGAGAACAGTAGAGAATTGGTGGGGCCCCAGCTGCCACCTAGGAAGTGTCATGGGTCCCACGGGGACAGGCCTGGAGCAGAAAGACTGGTAGATAGATCAGTAGGAGTGAGTTTTGGAATAGCGTGGCAGTGGGCAGCCCCTTTGAATGACATTCTCCCTCCATTTTCCCGTCCCCACCTGGGAGGGACAGCATGGGGTTGGGTGGGCAGACCCCTCGGATGA
- the LOC126077420 gene encoding uncharacterized protein LOC126077420 isoform X20 — translation MLLCHCVPMCHHVSVCCVTVCLCHHVSFCHHVTLSLFCHRVTVTASLCSMCHYVNVSPCHCCHHVTLTVTVYLCHHVTVTVLCVNICVCHQVCHRQSLSLLSVTMSLHVCHQVYHCATVTLSLLSVTMSLCMCVTRCVTVPLSVTVVTMSLCMCVTRCITVPLSLCHCCLSPCLCACVSPGVSLCHCQSLLSVTMSLCMCVTRCITVPLSLSPCLCMCVTRCVTLPVVCHHVSVHVCQQVCHCATVTLSLLSPCLCACVSPGVSLCHCHSVTVVCHHVSVHVCHQVCHCYSLSLLSVTMSLCMCVTRCITVPLSLCHCCLSPCLCACVSPGVSLCHCQSLLSVTMSLCMCVTRCITVPLSLSPCLCMCVTRCVTLPVVCHHVSVHVCQQVCHCATVTLSLLSPCLCACVSPGVSLLLFVTIVCHHVSVHVCHQVYHCATVTLSLLSPCLCACVSPGVSLCHCHSVTVVCHHVSVHVCHQVCHCATVSHCCLSPCLCACVLPGVSLCHCHSVTVVCHHVSVHVSPGVSLCHCQSVSLQHCGASSCVHRTWLLALLGRLAEVPCSFMMSGCFTSESENSRELVGPQLPPRKCHGSHGDRPGAERLVDRSVGVSFGIAWQWAAPLNDILPPFSRPHLGGTAWGWVGRPLG, via the exons ATGTTACTCTGTCACTGTGTCCCCATGTGTCACCATGTCAGTGTTTGCTGTGTTACTGTGTGCCTGTGTCACCATGTCAGTTTTTGTCACCATGTCACACTGTCACTGTTCTGTCACCGTGTCACTGTCACTGCATCACTGTGTTCTATGTGTCACTATGTCAATGTGTCACCATGTCACTGTTGTCACCATGTTACTCTCACTGTCACTGTGTACCTGTGTCACCATGTCACTGTCACTGTACTCTGTGTAAACATCTGTGTGTGTCACCAGGTGTGTCACCGTCAGTCACTGTCACTGTTGTCTGTCACCATGTCTCTGCATGTGTGTCACCAGGTGTATCACTGTGCCACTGTCACTCTGTCACTGTTGTCTGTCACCATGTctctgtgcatgtgtgtcaccAGGTGTGTCACTGTGCCACTGTCAGTCACTGTTGTCACCATGtctctgtgcatgtgtgttaCCAG GTGTATCACTGTGCCACTGTCACTCTGTCACTGTTGTCTGTCACCATGTctctgtgcatgtgtgtcaccAGGTGTGTCACTGTGCCACTGTCAGTCACTGTTGTCTGTCACCATGtctctgtgcatgtgtgttaCCAGGTGTATCACTGTGCCACTGTCACTGTCACCATGTCTCTGCATGTGTGTCACCAGGTGTGTCACTCTCCCTGTTGTCTGTCACCATGTCTCTGTGCATGTGTGTCAGCAGGTGTGTCACTGTGCCACTGTCACTCTGTCACTGCTGTCACCATGTctctgtgcatgtgtgtcaccAGGTGTATCACTGTGCCACTGTCACTCTGTCACTGTTGTCTGTCACCATGTctctgtgcatgtgtgtcaccAGGTGTGTCACTGTTACTCTTTGTCACTATTGTCTGTCACCATGTctctgtgcatgtgtgtcaccAGGTGTATCACTGTGCCACTGTCACTCTGTCACTGTTGTCTGTCACCATGTctctgtgcatgtgtgtcaccAGGTGTGTCACTGTGCCACTGTCAGTCACTGTTGTCTGTCACCATGtctctgtgcatgtgtgttaCCAGGTGTATCACTGTGCCACTGTCACTGTCACCATGTCTCTGCATGTGTGTCACCAGGTGTGTCACTCTCCCTGTTGTCTGTCACCATGTCTCTGTGCATGTGTGTCAGCAGGTGTGTCACTGTGCCACTGTCACTCTGTCACTGCTGTCACCATGTctctgtgcatgtgtgtcaccAG GTGTGTCACTGTTACTCTTTGTCACTATTGTCTGTCACCATGTctctgtgcatgtgtgtcaccAGGTGTATCACTGTGCCACTGTCACTCTGTCACTGTTGTCACCATGTctctgtgcatgtgtgtcaccAGGCGTATCACTGTGCCACTGTCACTCTGTCACTGTTGTCTGTCACCATGTctctgtgcatgtgtgtcaccAGGTGTGTCACTGTGCCACTGTCAGTCACTGTTGTCTGTCACCATGtctctgtgcatgtgtgttaCCAGGTGTATCACTGTGCCACTGTCACTCTGTCACTGTTGTCTGTCACCATGTCTCTGTGCATGTGTCACCAGGTGTGTCACTGTGCCACTGTCAGTCTGTGTCACTGCAACACTGTGGTGCCTCCAGCTGCGTGCACAGGACATGGCTGTTGGCTCTTTTGGGGAGACTGGCAGAAGTGCCCTGTTCCTTCATGATGTCGGGTTGCTTTACCTCAGAGAGTGAGAACAGTAGAGAATTGGTGGGGCCCCAGCTGCCACCTAGGAAGTGTCATGGGTCCCACGGGGACAGGCCTGGAGCAGAAAGACTGGTAGATAGATCAGTAGGAGTGAGTTTTGGAATAGCGTGGCAGTGGGCAGCCCCTTTGAATGACATTCTCCCTCCATTTTCCCGTCCCCACCTGGGAGGGACAGCATGGGGTTGGGTGGGCAGACCCCTCGGATGA